Proteins encoded within one genomic window of Bacillus sp. 1NLA3E:
- the rplE gene encoding 50S ribosomal protein L5 encodes MNRLKEKLVKEISPALMSKFNYKSVMEVPKLNKIVINMGVGDAVANAKALDIAVDELGQITGQKPVVTRAKKSIAGFRLREGMPIGAKVTLRGDRMYEFLDKLVSVSLPRVRDFRGVSKKAFDGRGNYTLGVKEQLIFPEIDYDKVSKVRGMDIVIVTTANTDEEARELLTQFGMPFQK; translated from the coding sequence ATGAACCGCCTAAAAGAAAAGTTAGTAAAAGAAATTAGTCCTGCTCTAATGAGCAAGTTTAACTATAAATCGGTAATGGAAGTACCGAAGCTTAATAAAATCGTAATCAACATGGGTGTTGGTGATGCTGTTGCAAACGCAAAAGCACTTGATATCGCAGTTGATGAACTAGGACAGATCACTGGTCAAAAACCAGTAGTTACTCGTGCAAAAAAATCAATCGCTGGTTTCCGTCTTCGTGAGGGAATGCCAATTGGTGCGAAGGTAACTCTTCGTGGAGATCGTATGTACGAATTCCTTGATAAATTAGTATCAGTTTCTCTTCCGCGTGTTCGTGACTTCCGTGGTGTATCAAAGAAAGCATTCGATGGCCGTGGAAACTACACATTAGGTGTGAAAGAACAACTAATCTTCCCTGAAATTGATTACGATAAAGTAAGCAAGGTTCGTGGTATGGATATCGTTATCGTTACGACGGCAAATACTGATGAAGAAGCTCGTGAGCTTTTAACTCAGTTCGGAATGCCATTCCAAAAGTAA
- a CDS encoding type Z 30S ribosomal protein S14, whose translation MAKKSMIAKQKRTPKHPVQEYTRCERCGRPHSVYRKFKLCRICFRELAYKGQIPGVKKASW comes from the coding sequence GTGGCTAAAAAATCTATGATTGCGAAACAAAAGCGCACGCCTAAACATCCGGTTCAGGAGTATACTCGCTGCGAACGTTGCGGTCGTCCACACTCTGTGTACCGTAAATTTAAGCTTTGCCGTATTTGTTTCCGTGAATTAGCATACAAAGGACAAATTCCTGGTGTCAAAAAAGCTAGCTGGTAA